A genomic segment from Agelaius phoeniceus isolate bAgePho1 chromosome 2, bAgePho1.hap1, whole genome shotgun sequence encodes:
- the RAB38 gene encoding ras-related protein Rab-38, with translation MQKHSQKEHLYKLLVIGDLGVGKTSIIKRYVHQNFSPHYRATIGVDFALKVLNWDAETVVRLQLWDIAGQERFGNMTRVYYREAMGAFIVFDVTRPATFEAVTKWKEDLDSKLVLPNGKPVPAVLLANKCDQGIDVLMNNGIKMDQFCKENGFVGWFETSAKENININEASRCLVKHIIASESDPVQSVEPDIIKPHLNSSKIVSCSACFKS, from the exons AtgcagaagcacagccagaaGGAGCACCTCTACAAGCTGCTGGTGATCGGGGACCTGGGAGTGGGCAAAACCAGCATCATCAAGCGCTATGTCCACCAGAACTTCTCCCCCCACTACCGGGCCACCATCGGGGTGGACTTTGCTCTGAAGGTGCTGAACTGGGATGCTGAGACTGTGGTacggctgcagctctgggacatTGCGG GACAGGAAAGATTTGGAAACATGACCAGGGTGTATTACAGAGAGGCTATGGGAGCTTTTATTGTCTTTGATGTTACAAGACCTGCGACGTTTGAAGCAGTGACAAAATGGAAAGAGGATTTGGACTCTAAGTTGGTTCTTCCAAATGGAAAACCTGTGCCAGCAGTCCTATTAGCAAACAAATGTGACCAGGGAATAGATGTTCTTATGAACAACGGCATCAAGATGGATCAGTTCTGCAAAGAGAATGGGTTCGTGGGCTGGTTTGAAACATCAGCCAAG GAAAATATAAACATCAATGAAGCTTCCAGATGCTTGGTGAAACACATAATTGCTAGTGAGAGTGATCCAGTTCAATCGGTTGAACCAGATATTATAAAACCACACTTGAATTCCTCCAAGATTGTCAGTTGTTCAGCTTGCTTTAAATCCTAA